A stretch of the Solanum dulcamara chromosome 6, daSolDulc1.2, whole genome shotgun sequence genome encodes the following:
- the LOC129893338 gene encoding WRKY transcription factor 71-like — protein MSDNNPFHHDYAFPFFGENPSIYDNQANNTQNPHQDFDYPSSYMSSLTECLHGGSMDHYNSLSSAFGMNNCSSSSEVVCPPTIDHHHRQESSRKNSVDHQIPLTPNSFISSSSNSEVGGCHEEDSSKIKKDDDQCEDGDDDKSKKVGKLAKKKGEKKQKEPRFAFMTKSEIDNLDDGYRWRKYGQKAVKNSPFPRSYYRCTSQKCSVKKRVERSYEDPSIVITTYEGQHNHHCPATLRGNAAAALLSPSFLSSSQQQLFHNPNEQQLFYNPNIPINNSFYNNYHQHQPQLGPDYQYGLFQEMVASLIHKREP, from the exons ATGTCTGATAATAACCCTTTTCATCATGATTATGCATTTCCTTTCTTTGGTGAAAATCCCTCAATTTATGATAATCAAGCCAATAACACACAAAACCCTCATCAAGATTTTGATTATCCTTCATCTTATATGAGTAGTCTCACAGAGTGTTTACATGGGGGTTCAATGGATCATTACAACTCTTTATCAAGTGCTTTTGGGATGAATAATTGTTCATCATCCTCTGAAGTTGTTTGTCCACCAACAATAGATCATCATCATCGTCAAGAATCTTCTAGAAAAAATAGTGTTGATCATCAAATTCCATTGACACCTAATTCATTTATCTCTTCATCTTCTAATAGTGAAGTTGGTGGATGTCACGAAGAAGATTcttcaaaaatcaagaaagatGATGATCAGTGTGAAGATGGAGATGATGATAAGTCTAAGAAAGT GGGCAAATTGGCaaagaagaaaggagaaaagaaacaaaaggaACCAAGATTTGCATTTATGACCAAGAGTGAGATTGATAATCTTGACGATGGCTATAGATGGAGGAAATATGGACAGAAGGCAGTGAAGAACAGTCCTTTTCCAAG gagttATTATAGGTGCACAAGTCAAAAGTGCAGTGTGAAGAAACGTGTGGAAAGATCATATGAAGACCCATCAATCGTGATCACTACATATGAAGGCCAACATAACCATCATTGTCCAGCAACCCTTAGAGGAAATGCTGCTGCTGCTTTATTATCTCCATCCTTTTTATCCTCTTCACAACAACAATTATTTCATAATCCAAATGAACAACAACTCTTCTATAATCCAAATATCCCTATTAATAATTCCTTCTATAATAATTATCATCAACATCAGCCTCAATTAGGTCCTGATTATCAATATGGACTATTTCAAGAGATGGTTGCATCATTGATCCACAAAAGAGAGCCATGA